The Bacteroidota bacterium genome includes a window with the following:
- the gltA gene encoding NADPH-dependent glutamate synthase — protein MAELTKKERMQIPRQPMPEQDPQTRNKNFTEVNLGFTEELAKLEAERCLQCPKPKCVEGCPVGVKIKDFIQLVADGEYLAAAAKIKENNVLPAVCGRVCPQEEQCEAKCVTGVKGESVAIGRLERFVADYERNTVGIRAAEIKEKSGKKVAIIGSGPAGLSCAGELIQLGHDVTVFEALHDVGGVLIYGIPEFRLPKEIVKAEVDALEALGVEFRTNAVIGFTDTIDELMTTEGYDAVFIGVGAGLPYFMNIPGENYNGIYSANEFLTRVNLMKAYKFPEFDTPVFDVKGKNVAVFGGGNTAMDAVRTAKRLGAGTASIIYRRSEVEMPARIEEVHHAKEEGIQFVMLTNPLEFLGDDAGWLHGVKLQKMELGEPDASGRRRPVPVPGSEYVMPIDMAVIAIGNGSNPIIKKTTPDIDFNKWGNILVDEATMKTSKKGVFAGGDIVTGGATVILAMGAGRKAATAIDEFLRSGL, from the coding sequence ATGGCAGAATTAACAAAAAAAGAGAGGATGCAAATCCCTCGCCAGCCGATGCCTGAGCAGGACCCTCAGACTCGTAATAAAAATTTTACAGAAGTAAATCTTGGATTTACGGAAGAACTTGCGAAACTCGAGGCTGAAAGATGCCTTCAGTGTCCCAAACCAAAATGTGTTGAGGGATGCCCGGTTGGAGTAAAGATTAAAGATTTTATTCAGCTTGTCGCCGATGGCGAGTATCTTGCAGCAGCCGCAAAAATCAAAGAAAACAATGTCCTTCCTGCTGTATGCGGTCGTGTTTGTCCACAGGAAGAACAGTGCGAAGCCAAATGCGTTACCGGTGTAAAGGGTGAGTCCGTTGCCATAGGTCGCTTGGAAAGATTTGTAGCTGATTATGAAAGGAATACCGTTGGAATTCGTGCCGCTGAAATAAAAGAAAAATCGGGCAAAAAAGTTGCAATTATCGGTTCAGGACCTGCAGGTTTGAGCTGTGCCGGAGAGCTCATTCAACTGGGACACGATGTTACGGTTTTTGAAGCACTTCACGATGTTGGCGGGGTGCTTATCTATGGTATACCTGAATTTAGACTCCCAAAAGAGATTGTAAAAGCTGAAGTGGATGCCCTTGAAGCTCTCGGAGTGGAATTCAGAACAAACGCAGTTATCGGATTCACCGATACAATCGATGAGTTGATGACCACTGAGGGTTATGATGCTGTTTTTATCGGAGTGGGTGCAGGACTTCCTTACTTCATGAATATCCCCGGTGAAAACTACAACGGAATTTACTCTGCCAACGAGTTCCTCACCCGGGTCAATCTGATGAAAGCCTACAAGTTTCCCGAATTTGATACGCCTGTTTTTGATGTTAAAGGAAAAAATGTTGCTGTTTTTGGTGGCGGTAACACTGCCATGGATGCAGTAAGAACTGCAAAAAGACTCGGTGCCGGAACCGCTTCCATAATTTACCGCAGAAGTGAAGTGGAAATGCCGGCAAGAATAGAAGAAGTTCATCATGCAAAGGAAGAGGGGATTCAGTTTGTAATGCTGACCAATCCTCTCGAGTTTCTGGGTGATGATGCAGGCTGGTTGCACGGAGTAAAACTTCAAAAGATGGAGCTCGGCGAACCTGATGCATCCGGCAGAAGAAGACCTGTGCCCGTTCCCGGTTCGGAATATGTTATGCCAATCGACATGGCAGTTATAGCTATCGGTAACGGCTCAAACCCGATAATCAAGAAGACCACACCAGATATCGATTTCAACAAATGGGGAAACATCCTCGTTGATGAAGCCACAATGAAAACATCAAAAAAGGGTGTCTTTGCCGGTGGTGACATTGTCACGGGTGGTGCAACAGTTATTCTTGCGATGGGTGCGGGACGAAAAGCCGCCACCGCGATTGATGAATTTCTCAGGTCCGGCTTATAA
- a CDS encoding RnfABCDGE type electron transport complex subunit D: MENTGTVELKSKPVLTSTPHVHSSLSAQKAMWLVVASLLPPLVMGVVYFGLFQLVVVASAIAGALLTEYAIKYIRKQKVSLMDGSAVITGLLLGLILPPNFNPVFAFIGSVVAIGFGKEVFGGLGYNIFNPALVGRAFLQAAYPVATTTWTPPAMAVDAVTSATPLSQYKFEAIASKGGIDLMSLFLGNIGGSIGETSALAILLGMIFLVVMKVLNWRVPVAMVLGMILFAGIFWFLDPGKFASPFHHLFMGGFMFGAVYMASDWVTSPVTNKGIWFYGLGISLIVVMIRLFGGLPEGVMYAILIMNGFVPLINRYTKPVIFGAEK, from the coding sequence ATGGAAAATACCGGTACAGTTGAACTGAAATCGAAACCCGTTCTCACGAGTACACCTCATGTCCATTCTTCATTGAGTGCACAAAAAGCGATGTGGCTTGTGGTGGCGTCACTTCTTCCACCGCTTGTTATGGGAGTGGTCTATTTTGGATTGTTCCAACTCGTCGTTGTTGCCTCTGCCATTGCCGGAGCATTGCTGACAGAGTATGCCATCAAGTATATCAGGAAGCAGAAAGTTTCTTTGATGGACGGAAGTGCGGTCATCACCGGTCTACTGCTGGGATTGATACTTCCTCCAAACTTTAATCCTGTCTTCGCTTTTATCGGGTCTGTCGTGGCAATTGGATTCGGTAAGGAAGTGTTTGGCGGACTGGGATACAATATATTCAATCCGGCTCTTGTGGGCAGGGCGTTTTTACAGGCCGCATATCCCGTGGCAACAACAACATGGACACCCCCCGCTATGGCTGTTGATGCAGTGACCTCGGCGACACCATTAAGTCAGTATAAGTTTGAAGCGATCGCATCCAAAGGTGGAATTGACCTGATGTCACTCTTCCTCGGAAATATCGGCGGATCGATCGGCGAAACTTCTGCCCTTGCAATACTTCTTGGGATGATCTTTCTGGTCGTAATGAAGGTGTTGAACTGGCGTGTACCTGTTGCGATGGTTCTGGGGATGATACTTTTCGCAGGAATTTTCTGGTTTCTTGATCCGGGAAAATTTGCATCACCATTTCACCATCTCTTTATGGGTGGTTTTATGTTTGGTGCTGTTTACATGGCGAGCGACTGGGTTACATCTCCCGTTACAAACAAGGGAATCTGGTTTTATGGTCTTGGCATCTCACTGATTGTCGTAATGATCAGACTGTTCGGCGGACTTCCCGAGGGTGTTATGTATGCAATATTGATTATGAACGGATTTGTACCGCTTATAAACAGATATACAAAACCTGTAATTTTTGGAGCGGAAAAATGA
- a CDS encoding SoxR reducing system RseC family protein, producing the protein MMEVFTEEGIILEKKGDLAEIAIMDKGNCKTCAAKPFCSTNSDGVYSRLTVLDNLDAKPGDEVVVEVKGTDILKAVIMVYGIPLFLFIFTIGIVIYFYDGSPNKELIAFLSSLTVLAFYYGFLKLRGSSGKIDKKSLPKTVKIKRSFQSVNN; encoded by the coding sequence ATGATGGAAGTCTTCACCGAGGAAGGAATTATTCTCGAGAAAAAAGGTGATCTCGCCGAAATTGCCATTATGGATAAAGGCAATTGTAAAACCTGTGCCGCCAAACCATTTTGCAGTACAAACAGCGACGGGGTTTACTCTAGACTCACAGTGCTCGACAATCTGGATGCAAAACCGGGCGATGAAGTGGTGGTGGAAGTGAAAGGAACCGATATTCTCAAGGCGGTAATTATGGTTTACGGAATTCCTCTCTTTCTTTTCATATTTACGATCGGAATCGTAATTTATTTTTATGACGGGAGTCCGAATAAAGAGTTAATAGCTTTCCTTTCTTCCCTCACAGTTTTGGCGTTTTACTACGGTTTTCTAAAACTTCGCGGGTCATCAGGAAAAATTGATAAAAAGAGTTTACCCAAAACTGTAAAGATCAAAAGGTCTTTTCAGTCAGTCAATAATTAA
- the rsxC gene encoding electron transport complex subunit RsxC — protein MFRSFSTKGTFKGGVHPAESKELSKDKPFESIPNPKTVYLPLSQHAGKESKLLVKKGSSVRKGELLAESDGFISAPVHSPVTGTVTKIAKTAHLSGVPKTVMEIAVSEDDNPLYMEPLDCRTATKEELLQRIKEAGIVGMGGAAFPAFVKLSPPPGKKIEKLIINGAECEPYLTRDYRLMLEYTDQLIGGIEILMKILGVDCVIGIEDNKPEAVKALKDKLKGRNDIAVEVLPVKYPQGAEKMLIYAVTGRKVAPGKLPMDAGVVMQNVGTAVSVYKAVVEGEPQITAFVNVTGEGISEAKNLIVPIGTPVSYILDWCGGLKPDAIKVIAGGPMMGANLYDYSAPVMKATSGILVLTEAESKPQEAIPCLRCGKCVEVCPVNLLPTRISQFSKLQRFEDAESAGILVCMECGCCAYECPANIPLVQWIRLGKKEVIRLKSQERKSA, from the coding sequence ATGTTCAGATCATTTAGCACTAAAGGGACTTTCAAAGGTGGAGTGCATCCTGCGGAATCTAAAGAATTGTCAAAGGATAAGCCATTTGAAAGTATTCCAAATCCAAAGACTGTTTATCTTCCTCTTTCCCAGCATGCGGGAAAGGAATCAAAACTGCTCGTCAAAAAAGGGAGTTCTGTGCGAAAGGGTGAACTGCTTGCCGAGTCCGACGGATTTATTTCAGCCCCTGTCCATTCACCTGTAACCGGGACCGTAACAAAAATAGCGAAGACCGCACACCTCTCCGGTGTTCCAAAAACTGTGATGGAAATTGCAGTGTCTGAAGATGATAACCCGCTGTATATGGAACCGCTTGACTGCCGGACTGCCACAAAAGAAGAACTTCTTCAAAGGATCAAAGAAGCCGGAATTGTAGGCATGGGAGGGGCTGCATTTCCCGCCTTTGTCAAGTTATCCCCGCCACCCGGTAAAAAAATCGAAAAATTGATAATAAACGGTGCAGAATGTGAGCCATATCTGACGCGTGACTACCGTTTAATGCTCGAGTACACAGATCAACTGATCGGTGGCATCGAAATACTGATGAAAATTCTCGGGGTTGATTGCGTTATCGGCATCGAGGACAACAAACCGGAGGCGGTAAAGGCACTTAAAGACAAACTCAAAGGAAGAAATGACATCGCTGTGGAAGTGTTGCCCGTAAAATATCCGCAGGGTGCAGAGAAAATGCTGATATATGCCGTTACCGGAAGAAAAGTTGCTCCGGGAAAACTGCCGATGGATGCCGGTGTGGTAATGCAAAATGTCGGAACAGCAGTATCAGTTTACAAAGCTGTCGTGGAGGGCGAACCTCAGATAACTGCTTTTGTGAATGTAACAGGAGAAGGAATAAGCGAAGCAAAGAATCTGATTGTTCCGATCGGAACACCTGTATCCTATATATTGGACTGGTGTGGCGGTTTGAAACCCGATGCCATAAAAGTGATTGCGGGTGGTCCCATGATGGGAGCAAATTTGTATGATTACTCGGCTCCCGTGATGAAAGCTACATCGGGAATTCTTGTTCTCACCGAGGCAGAATCGAAACCGCAGGAGGCTATACCGTGTCTGAGATGCGGAAAATGTGTGGAGGTTTGTCCTGTAAATCTCCTGCCAACCCGAATATCACAATTTTCGAAATTGCAGAGATTTGAAGATGCGGAATCGGCGGGAATTCTCGTGTGCATGGAGTGTGGCTGTTGTGCATATGAGTGTCCTGCAAATATTCCTCTTGTTCAGTGGATAAGGCTTGGGAAGAAAGAAGTAATCCGGTTGAAGTCACAGGAAAGGAAGAGTGCCTGA
- a CDS encoding electron transport complex subunit E, with translation MSKANSPLNDFMNGIWKQNPIFKQVLGTCPTLAVTVSVMNGIAMGLATTFVLFFSSVIISMIKKLIPNQVRIAAYIVVIATFVTIVDIVMKAQFPELSKSLGPFIPLIVVNCIILGRAEAFASKNTVVRSAFDALGMGAGFTLALLVLGGIREILGSNQLLGTVILPATVEPMLIFILPAGAFLTLGILFGTANFFEQRKKENARQKVIEANRASRQVALPVEQQNEGEEA, from the coding sequence ATGAGCAAAGCAAACAGCCCTCTGAATGATTTCATGAATGGAATCTGGAAGCAGAATCCGATTTTTAAACAGGTGCTGGGTACCTGTCCCACTCTTGCAGTGACTGTTTCGGTAATGAACGGCATCGCGATGGGACTCGCCACAACATTTGTTCTCTTTTTTAGCAGTGTCATCATTTCAATGATCAAAAAACTGATTCCCAATCAGGTGCGAATTGCCGCTTACATAGTTGTGATAGCAACTTTCGTTACGATAGTTGATATTGTAATGAAGGCTCAATTTCCCGAACTAAGCAAGTCACTCGGTCCATTCATCCCCCTGATAGTGGTGAACTGCATAATTCTCGGAAGGGCAGAAGCCTTTGCATCGAAGAATACAGTTGTCCGGTCGGCGTTCGATGCTCTTGGTATGGGAGCGGGCTTTACGCTGGCACTCCTTGTTCTTGGCGGGATAAGGGAGATTCTCGGTTCAAACCAGCTTTTGGGAACGGTCATTCTTCCCGCCACAGTTGAACCAATGCTGATATTCATATTGCCTGCAGGAGCTTTTTTAACTCTCGGGATCCTGTTTGGTACTGCAAATTTCTTCGAGCAAAGAAAAAAAGAGAACGCACGCCAAAAAGTGATTGAAGCCAACAGGGCATCGCGTCAGGTCGCACTTCCTGTCGAACAACAAAATGAGGGAGAGGAGGCATAA
- a CDS encoding sulfide/dihydroorotate dehydrogenase-like FAD/NAD-binding protein: MFKIVSAQFLAPEVKKFEIEAPKIAAKRKAGQFVIVRISPQGERIPLTIADSSIEKGTITIIVQGIGKTTKEINSHEAGDSFLDVVGPLGLPSHIENFGTAVSIGGGVGTAIAFPTAKALKEAGNHTISIIGGKTKEYVILEDELRAICDEVFVTTDDGSYGYHGFVTGKLKELIESGRKIDFVLAIGPIPMMRAIAEVTRPYGIKTVVSLNPVMVDGTGMCGGCRAVVGGKTVFVCVDGPEFDAHEVDFDLLIKRNNTYGAEEKDSLEHHICNIDKQYAEAVKTF, from the coding sequence ATGTTTAAGATAGTTTCAGCACAGTTTTTGGCACCCGAAGTGAAGAAATTCGAAATTGAGGCACCAAAAATAGCCGCAAAAAGAAAAGCAGGTCAGTTTGTTATAGTTAGAATTTCGCCGCAGGGTGAGAGAATTCCCCTAACAATTGCAGATTCCTCAATCGAAAAAGGAACGATAACGATTATTGTTCAGGGAATCGGAAAAACAACCAAAGAGATCAACTCTCACGAAGCCGGTGATTCGTTTCTCGATGTGGTGGGACCCCTCGGTCTGCCTTCCCATATAGAAAATTTCGGTACAGCCGTCAGCATTGGTGGCGGGGTCGGAACAGCAATTGCTTTCCCGACTGCAAAAGCCCTCAAGGAAGCCGGCAATCACACTATTTCCATTATTGGCGGTAAGACAAAGGAATATGTCATCCTCGAAGACGAACTGCGTGCAATTTGTGATGAAGTTTTTGTTACCACTGACGACGGAAGCTACGGCTATCATGGCTTCGTCACAGGGAAGTTGAAAGAATTGATCGAATCGGGACGGAAAATCGACTTTGTCCTGGCAATTGGACCCATCCCGATGATGCGGGCAATAGCCGAAGTGACCAGACCATACGGAATAAAAACTGTTGTCAGCTTGAATCCTGTAATGGTTGATGGAACAGGGATGTGCGGCGGTTGCAGAGCGGTTGTTGGCGGTAAAACGGTTTTTGTATGTGTTGACGGACCCGAATTTGACGCACATGAGGTTGATTTTGACCTCCTGATAAAAAGAAACAATACCTACGGAGCTGAAGAGAAGGACTCACTCGAGCACCACATCTGTAACATCGACAAACAGTATGCGGAAGCAGTAAAAACATTTTAA
- the rsxA gene encoding electron transport complex subunit RsxA, translating into MDLLIVFLSAAIVNNFVLSYFLGICPFIGVSNKLTSAFSMGLATTFVLVLTAVVTWMINHLILIPAGLDYLQYVSFILVIASLVQFVEMFIKKTSQPLYRALGIYLPLITTNCAILGLALFMALRDYDMMQSIFFGLGAGTGFTLALVIMAGIREELELADIPKPFRGVPITLITAGLLAMAFMGFSGLI; encoded by the coding sequence ATGGACCTGCTTATCGTATTTCTTTCTGCCGCAATAGTTAATAATTTTGTGTTGTCATATTTCCTCGGAATTTGTCCCTTCATCGGCGTTTCGAATAAACTGACCTCTGCTTTTTCGATGGGACTTGCAACGACATTTGTGCTGGTGCTTACGGCAGTGGTGACATGGATGATTAATCATTTGATTCTCATTCCTGCGGGTCTCGACTACCTGCAGTATGTCTCATTTATTCTCGTAATTGCATCTCTTGTGCAGTTTGTGGAAATGTTCATTAAGAAAACATCGCAGCCCCTTTACAGGGCACTCGGTATTTATCTGCCTCTGATAACAACAAATTGTGCGATACTCGGACTTGCTCTTTTTATGGCACTGCGTGATTATGACATGATGCAGAGTATCTTTTTCGGTCTTGGTGCCGGTACGGGTTTCACTCTCGCACTCGTAATAATGGCGGGAATCAGGGAGGAGCTTGAGCTTGCTGATATCCCGAAACCGTTCCGGGGAGTTCCGATAACTCTCATAACTGCGGGATTGCTGGCAATGGCATTCATGGGTTTTTCAGGTTTGATATAA
- a CDS encoding FMN-binding protein, whose protein sequence is MNTVVKMLLTLLVIGAISGGLLAKIFEWADPQIKLNAQKETERAIFIVHPEGKKQEKVSGTTSDLYKVMDGSGKVIGYALPCKGNGFQGLVKLMMGVTPDLKKITGLTVIEQVETPGLGSEITKEGFTNQFKKVNPDPHIVGKKGAAESPNDIVTITGATISSKAVVKIMNEGLDELRKLKKEGKI, encoded by the coding sequence ATGAACACTGTAGTTAAGATGTTACTTACGCTCCTTGTGATTGGAGCAATTTCGGGTGGACTGCTTGCAAAGATTTTTGAGTGGGCTGATCCTCAGATTAAACTGAATGCCCAGAAAGAGACTGAGAGAGCGATATTTATTGTTCATCCCGAAGGCAAAAAACAGGAGAAAGTCTCCGGTACCACCTCCGACCTCTACAAAGTAATGGACGGCAGCGGAAAAGTTATCGGTTATGCTCTTCCTTGCAAAGGAAACGGGTTTCAGGGACTGGTGAAGTTGATGATGGGTGTTACACCCGATCTGAAAAAAATTACCGGCCTCACTGTCATTGAGCAGGTGGAAACCCCCGGTCTCGGTTCAGAGATCACCAAAGAGGGCTTCACCAACCAGTTCAAAAAGGTGAATCCTGATCCTCATATTGTCGGAAAAAAGGGAGCTGCCGAATCACCCAACGACATAGTTACAATCACCGGTGCCACCATATCCTCCAAAGCTGTCGTTAAGATAATGAATGAGGGATTGGACGAACTAAGAAAACTAAAAAAAGAGGGGAAAATATGA
- a CDS encoding NusG domain II-containing protein, with protein MINRRDFLKISGLAVVALGSGAGLRKLFTTRERDITLAALLPDNNRLIAKVINELAGEADIRLKPSTTLLMGESTLVSRLRNMGFSPDRLENPNFVISISRIPAGSKADIFVKTGDFEILTPETGFTSGLKQLRREIKDSDAALLMSIRPFAAYDSKKEKFVVIESEGKQVEKVSLTGVEKEIKVYGGNLISVGNGRAFVKEHGCKHGICRSMGHIALPGDMIACAPHKTVITVV; from the coding sequence ATGATTAACAGAAGAGATTTTTTGAAAATATCCGGACTTGCAGTCGTAGCTTTGGGAAGTGGTGCCGGATTAAGAAAACTGTTTACCACCCGGGAGAGGGATATCACGCTCGCAGCGCTTCTGCCCGACAATAACAGACTGATAGCAAAAGTGATAAACGAACTTGCAGGCGAGGCTGATATCAGACTGAAACCTTCCACAACACTGTTGATGGGGGAATCCACTCTTGTTTCAAGACTCAGGAATATGGGATTCAGTCCTGACCGGCTGGAGAATCCGAATTTTGTAATCTCAATTTCGAGAATTCCGGCGGGCAGTAAAGCCGATATTTTTGTCAAAACCGGTGATTTTGAGATACTGACCCCCGAGACAGGATTCACTTCAGGTCTGAAACAGTTGCGAAGAGAAATCAAGGATTCTGATGCTGCGCTTCTGATGAGTATAAGACCCTTTGCGGCATATGACAGCAAAAAAGAAAAGTTTGTGGTCATCGAATCCGAGGGGAAACAGGTCGAAAAGGTTTCTCTTACAGGTGTTGAGAAAGAGATCAAAGTATATGGCGGAAATCTGATTTCAGTCGGAAACGGCAGGGCATTTGTGAAAGAACACGGCTGTAAACACGGAATTTGCAGAAGCATGGGACATATAGCTCTTCCGGGTGACATGATAGCATGTGCCCCTCACAAAACCGTGATTACTGTCGTCTAA
- a CDS encoding FAD:protein FMN transferase → MLNKKAILFLAAFILFFMIGLFFTGVEKEAPKRVKQIIPAMGTIVEVQLQEGDASQNEKAFKAAFDEIRRIDSLFTDYNDSSTIGSLNKVDSGKVTVNPEVVALVKRGLELSPKTEGAFDITLGSVVRLWGFKDGSMHLPASDSIKIALGKSGIDKIKIINDSLIGKKGEIHLDLSGIAKGYAVDRAFYILEKMGVKSFLINAGGEIRAKGEGWTTGIQDPFNESGIVEILYPGKKAVATSGDYENFFEVDGKRYCHLFDPKTGFPAAKVSSVTVLADDVTTADALATAFFILGIEKSKELIKNFPGCEFMIIDKNGKRHYSPGFKDYTRS, encoded by the coding sequence ATGCTTAACAAAAAAGCTATCCTGTTTTTGGCGGCATTTATTCTCTTTTTCATGATCGGACTCTTCTTTACCGGTGTGGAAAAAGAGGCTCCGAAGAGAGTGAAGCAGATTATTCCTGCGATGGGCACGATTGTTGAAGTACAATTGCAGGAAGGGGATGCTTCTCAAAATGAAAAAGCTTTCAAAGCGGCTTTTGACGAGATCAGGAGGATTGATTCACTCTTCACCGATTACAATGACTCGAGCACCATTGGCTCCTTAAATAAAGTTGATTCTGGAAAAGTGACTGTTAATCCCGAGGTGGTCGCTCTGGTTAAGCGGGGATTGGAGCTGTCTCCAAAAACAGAGGGAGCCTTTGATATTACTCTCGGAAGTGTGGTCCGCCTTTGGGGATTCAAGGATGGAAGCATGCATCTGCCCGCATCCGATTCCATAAAAATTGCTCTTGGAAAATCCGGCATCGACAAAATAAAAATTATTAACGATAGTCTGATCGGGAAAAAAGGCGAAATACACCTCGATTTGAGCGGAATTGCAAAGGGATATGCGGTTGACAGAGCCTTTTACATTCTTGAAAAGATGGGCGTTAAAAGTTTCCTGATTAATGCGGGCGGTGAAATCAGAGCAAAAGGGGAAGGGTGGACAACCGGAATTCAGGACCCCTTCAACGAAAGCGGGATTGTCGAAATTTTATATCCGGGCAAAAAGGCTGTTGCGACATCGGGTGACTATGAAAACTTTTTTGAGGTTGATGGAAAGCGCTACTGCCACCTCTTCGATCCGAAAACAGGTTTTCCGGCCGCTAAAGTTTCGTCGGTTACAGTTCTTGCTGATGATGTGACTACAGCTGACGCACTCGCCACAGCATTTTTTATTCTCGGAATTGAGAAAAGTAAAGAGCTCATTAAGAATTTCCCCGGGTGTGAATTCATGATTATCGATAAAAACGGTAAAAGGCATTATTCACCGGGTTTCAAAGATTATACAAGGAGTTGA
- a CDS encoding RnfABCDGE type electron transport complex subunit B, with protein sequence MDTQFIIALVTMGGLGFIFAGALAIADKKLRVEENPLIGDINDVLPGANCGGCGYAGCYDFAVNVVEKTAKTNGCPVGGSETALSIARLMGEEAGEVVRFLPRVLCRGGNKEAVQKFATYHGPLTCSAMDLLSGGDKLCFYGCLSGGDCVTACPFGAMVMGENGLPEVIESLCTGCGKCEKACPRNIIEMHPANRKVFVFCKSHDDPKTSKAVCSVSCMGCSICARKSDGGVEMEDNLAVIKYGLLDAEKIPFEKCQTKAIRMIEIN encoded by the coding sequence ATGGACACTCAATTTATAATTGCACTTGTCACAATGGGAGGACTCGGTTTTATATTTGCCGGTGCTCTCGCAATAGCAGACAAAAAATTACGGGTTGAGGAGAATCCCCTGATCGGGGACATCAATGATGTTCTTCCCGGAGCAAACTGTGGTGGATGCGGTTATGCAGGGTGTTATGATTTCGCGGTGAATGTTGTAGAGAAAACCGCAAAGACCAACGGATGTCCCGTCGGAGGATCCGAAACCGCCCTCTCTATTGCCCGCCTTATGGGTGAAGAAGCCGGCGAGGTAGTCAGATTTTTACCAAGGGTTTTGTGTCGTGGTGGAAACAAGGAGGCGGTTCAGAAATTTGCAACTTATCATGGACCCCTTACATGCAGCGCGATGGATCTCCTTTCGGGGGGTGACAAACTTTGTTTTTACGGCTGTTTGAGTGGTGGCGACTGTGTAACGGCATGTCCTTTTGGTGCGATGGTAATGGGTGAAAACGGACTTCCCGAGGTTATTGAATCGCTTTGCACCGGTTGTGGAAAGTGTGAAAAGGCGTGTCCGAGAAACATAATTGAAATGCATCCTGCAAACAGGAAAGTGTTCGTTTTTTGCAAAAGCCATGACGATCCAAAAACTTCGAAGGCTGTTTGTTCCGTCTCCTGTATGGGTTGCAGCATTTGTGCAAGAAAATCTGATGGTGGAGTGGAGATGGAAGACAATCTCGCAGTGATAAAATACGGTCTACTCGATGCTGAAAAAATTCCTTTTGAAAAATGCCAGACAAAAGCTATCCGAATGATAGAGATTAATTAG